The Peribacillus sp. FSL P2-0133 genome has a segment encoding these proteins:
- a CDS encoding amidohydrolase: MRSELMEMLQSRTDEMIEIRRYLHENPELSFKEEKTAQYIIDFYKEKDVEVQSNVGNGYGIIVTIKGGKPGKNIGLRADFDALPIVEETDIPFKSKNEGVMHACAHDGHTAYLLVLADCLIQLKDEIPGTIKIIHQHAEEVPPGGAKSIVESGVLDDLDNIFGIHLLPMDSAGVVGYHAGYSFNGRAYLKLKIQGRGGHGSSPHLANDAIVAGAHFVTAAQTIISRRLSPFDIGVITIGSFDGKGTFNIIKDSVELEGDIRYMTVETKEKIEKEVKRLVKGLEEEFGVTCDLTYTNDYPPLYNDPELTGKVAEFLKNAKDKDIKEVMEFPAMPPSEDFAYYAEKIPSCFFYIACTPKGVEKPYFNHNPKFDIDEDALLVAAKAVGYVVCGYYELD; this comes from the coding sequence ATGAGAAGTGAATTAATGGAAATGCTACAATCCCGTACGGATGAAATGATTGAAATTCGTAGATACCTACATGAAAATCCTGAGCTTTCTTTTAAAGAAGAAAAGACAGCTCAATATATTATCGATTTTTATAAAGAAAAGGACGTAGAAGTTCAATCTAATGTAGGTAATGGATACGGAATTATCGTGACCATTAAAGGTGGAAAGCCTGGAAAAAACATCGGTCTTCGAGCTGATTTTGATGCGCTTCCAATTGTTGAAGAAACGGATATACCCTTTAAATCAAAAAATGAAGGCGTTATGCATGCGTGTGCTCATGATGGCCATACAGCCTACTTGTTAGTCTTAGCGGATTGCCTCATTCAATTAAAAGATGAAATTCCCGGTACAATCAAAATTATTCATCAGCATGCGGAAGAAGTTCCGCCAGGCGGGGCAAAGAGTATTGTAGAATCCGGGGTACTTGACGATTTAGATAATATATTTGGCATCCATCTGCTGCCAATGGATTCAGCAGGAGTTGTTGGTTATCATGCTGGATATTCCTTTAACGGCAGGGCTTATTTGAAATTAAAAATTCAAGGCAGAGGTGGACATGGTTCCTCACCACATCTAGCAAATGATGCCATTGTGGCTGGTGCTCATTTTGTTACAGCTGCTCAAACGATTATTAGCCGTCGATTAAGTCCATTTGATATTGGTGTGATTACTATTGGCTCTTTTGATGGAAAAGGAACATTTAATATAATTAAAGACAGCGTAGAGCTTGAAGGCGATATCCGTTATATGACTGTTGAAACAAAAGAAAAAATTGAAAAGGAAGTTAAACGCCTTGTAAAAGGACTTGAAGAAGAGTTTGGAGTAACATGTGATCTTACATATACGAATGACTATCCACCTTTATATAATGATCCCGAACTAACAGGAAAGGTTGCTGAGTTTCTTAAGAATGCAAAGGATAAAGATATTAAAGAAGTAATGGAATTTCCAGCAATGCCGCCATCTGAAGACTTTGCTTACTATGCTGAAAAAATCCCTTCCTGTTTCTTTTACATTGCTTGTACACCTAAAGGAGTAGAAAAACCTTATTTTAATCATAATCCTAAATTTGATATCGATGAAGATGCCCTTCTCGTGGCAGCAAAAGCAGTAGGGTATGTTGTTTGTGGTTATTATGAGTTAGATTAA